The sequence TTTGAGAACAGAGAAATAAGGAATTTTATTTAAAGGGAGTTTAAACAAAGGAATTTCTGCCTATTGATGTCCCCTGAATATCACGGAGGTAGTATACTATACAAAGATagtaaacaaaaaccaACATAATGTTCCTTAAAACGCCTAGTTGGGAAACGGTCAATGAGACACCCAAATCAAGAGTTCTGACGATAAACGAGCTAATCTCGCCCGGTTTAGATACAGAGTCTAAAAGAATTTTGGCCACTCCTGCAAGGCGGTACTGTAAGACTTCGGTAACTGAATTGCAGGAGTCTCCTACATTCGAGCACCCATCCGAGGACGCCGAAAGCCCTGCCTACCAATACAATCCACAGTTTCACTTTCACACACCAATAACCCCCAGAACGCCCAGGTTTGAACATGcaggaatttttttctctccaACGCCTCCACTGATCTCTCCCACAGCCGTGGCTGAGGAAGACAATAACGGTTCCCTGGGTGAGATTTCACAAACATTGAAGACAAGACTCAACTGTGCTAGGGATAAGGTATCGAAAGAACATGAAGACCACTTTTCCGCGAAGAAAAACTCAAATTCTACCAATGCGTATCCAGCTTTGATCCCTCCTCCTTTAACTGAAAAGATACGAAAGGGTTCATATAGCAACAAATTTGCCTCCAAGCATAGACGATGTTACTCTTTAGATGAatctaaaaaatttttaagtTCTTTAGAAGACTCATCCGCGCATGAGGCGTTTCTAAAAGCAATTTCGTCTAAACACACCAAAAACGATAATGTGGATAATGTGAATGCCTCGCCGTTACGTTGGTCTTCGCATCGAAGAGCACAGAGTATACAGGGCGACTCTTTACATGACTTTGCCACCATTGATACCTTGTTGAAAATGTCTTCAtcaaaagagaattgaTTTCTCCATCTTAGCTTACACATCCATTGCTTTGtcctttttgtttatagCTTTCacagatatttttttgttaatttATACGTAGCAGCAAAAGACATCGagctttgaaaacaaaacataaaaaaaaacgagaAAGGCTGAAAggttgaaaaacttttattttatGCTTATTATATAGGGACAAACTTGATTATGTACGAGATTAAGTTCCGGctgttcatttcttttttaaaagaacagatataaatattattattattactattactattatgaTTATAACGTTTTTGCTCTACAAGATGAGGGAAGATCAGTCCAGAGACGGatcattttttctaatCTTGGAACTTGTACGAACCACTTTCTAAAGTGATGGAACCACCTCTATAAGAACCTCTcttcattttatttttgttttttgtgaAATCTCTACCTCTTACTTTGCCTAACCTTTCGTTAGCCATTTCTCCCCATGTACCAGCAGCACCTTTATAGGTGTTGTCTGTTAATTCCCAAGCCTCGAAGTTGATCTTGGCCCTCTCTACTCTGGAAAAATGCTTTCTTTCGCcgtctttgatttcatcGGTTCCGGCTGGAATATTTAATTTACTAGCATCGGATGAAACGGAAGTGGATGGAGTAGATTCATTAGAAGAAGCAGGGGTTTCTTCGGCCTTGGGCTCATcttttgatgttttctttgtttcagAATCGGAGTCGGAGTCGGAGTCGGAGTcggatgatgatgatgatgatgaggatTCACTGGAGCTCGAGCTGGAGCTGGAACTGGAACtcgaggaagaagaggagtCTGAGTCTGAGTCTGAGTCGGAATCAGAGTCGGAATCAGATGAAGAGTCGCTAGAACTAGAGCTAGAGCTAGAGCTAGAACTTGAGCTCGAGTCGGATTCTGAATCCGAATCTGACGAAGAGTCGCTAGAACTAGAACTAGAGCCAGAGCCAGAGCCAGAGCTTGAGCTTGAGTCGGATTCTGAGTCGGAGGAACTACTGGAGCTGGCGCTGGAGCTGGAGCTGGAGCTGGAGCTGGAGTCGGAGTCGGAGTCGGAGTCGGAGCTGGAGCTGGAGCTGGAGTCGGAGTCGGAACATGAAGAGGACTCACTGGAGCTTGAATCTGACgaggaagaggatgaagattCTGGTTCAGTCTTTGCCTTTTTAGTCTCCTTGACATCTTCATTATCGGATTCTCTCGATCTCTTCTTGGTGTCGTCTTCAGCTTCCGATTCGGAGGAAGACTCGCTAGAGctagaggaagaagaagaagaagaggaagaagaagaagaagaagaagaagaggaagaggaagaggatCCGCTGGAACTGGAGTCGGAATCGGAATCGC is a genomic window of Saccharomyces eubayanus strain FM1318 chromosome XI, whole genome shotgun sequence containing:
- the SRL3 gene encoding DNA-binding protein SRL3, translating into MFLKTPSWETVNETPKSRVLTINELISPGLDTESKRILATPARRYCKTSVTELQESPTFEHPSEDAESPAYQYNPQFHFHTPITPRTPRFEHAGIFFSPTPPLISPTAVAEEDNNGSLGEISQTLKTRLNCARDKVSKEHEDHFSAKKNSNSTNAYPALIPPPLTEKIRKGSYSNKFASKHRRCYSLDESKKFLSSLEDSSAHEAFLKAISSKHTKNDNVDNVNASPLRWSSHRRAQSIQGDSLHDFATIDTLLKMSSSKEN
- the SRP40 gene encoding Srp40p; amino-acid sequence: MGSKKVEANEVPKLSVKEKVVEEKSSSSSSSSSSSSSSSSSDESSSSSSSSDSESSSSSSSSSSSSSDSDSSSDSDSSSDSDSDSSSSGSSSSSSSSSSSSSSSSSSSSSSSSESSSESEAEDDTKKRSRESDNEDVKETKKAKTEPESSSSSSSDSSSSESSSCSDSDSSSSSSSDSDSDSDSSSSSSSSSSASSSSSSDSESDSSSSSGSGSGSSSSSSDSSSDSDSESDSSSSSSSSSSSSSSDSSSDSDSDSDSDSDSDSSSSSSSSSSSSSSSSESSSSSSSSDSDSDSDSDSETKKTSKDEPKAEETPASSNESTPSTSVSSDASKLNIPAGTDEIKDGERKHFSRVERAKINFEAWELTDNTYKGAAGTWGEMANERLGKVRGRDFTKNKNKMKRGSYRGGSITLESGSYKFQD